The Lycium barbarum isolate Lr01 chromosome 10, ASM1917538v2, whole genome shotgun sequence genome includes a region encoding these proteins:
- the LOC132613074 gene encoding uncharacterized protein LOC132613074 codes for MGYYWPTMVKDCLDYAQRCKAYVVGPLPKSSGGHLYILAATYYFSKWAEAVALKEVKKENVANFIRVNIIYRFGIPRYIITDNGKPFDNKLMNKICDLFGFKQRKSSMYHAAANGLAEAFNKTLFEAVLPLERQIPYLRLAIQEGLTEEENARLHLAELEALDENRLEAQQNLECYQARLSRAFNKNVRLRSLQVGDQVLTSGRTSFPISLGANSPQNGMDHMSYKKRIQVALTSLLMRIA; via the exons ATGGGATATTATTGGCCAACGATGGTGAAAGATTGCTTGGACTATGCTCAAAGATGCAAGGCTT ACGTCGTTGGTCCATTGCCAAAATCCTCTGGTGGACACTTGTACATCTTGGCTGCAACCtattacttctcaaaatgggccgaAGCTGTTGCTCTtaaagaagtgaagaaggagAATGTTGCGAACTTTATCCGAGTAAATATCATCTACCGCTTCGGCATTCCTCGTTACATAATAACGGACAATGGCAAGCCATTTGATAACAAATTGATGAACAAGATTTGTGATCTCTTCGGTTTCAAGCAGCGTAAATCTTCTATGTATCATGCTGCCGCCAACGGTCTAGCTGAAGCGTTCAATAAGACTCTAT TTGAAGCAGTCCTACCACTTGAGCGGCAAATACCTTATTTACGACTTGCTATTCAAGAAGGGCTCACCGAAGAGGAAAATGCTCGATTGCATCTTGCAGAGTTAGAAGCACTTGATGAGAATAGGCTAgaggctcaacaaaatcttgaatgttatcaagctcGTCTATCTCGTGCCTTCAACAAAAATGTTCGCTTGAGGTCCTTACAAGTGGGAGATCAAGTCCTTACAAGTGGGAGAACATCATTTCCCATAAGTCTGGGGGCAAATTCACCTCAAAATGGGATGGACCATATGTCATACAAGAAGCGTATTCAAGTGGCGCTTACAAGCTTGTTGATGCGGATAGCCTGA